One Vanessa cardui chromosome 14, ilVanCard2.1, whole genome shotgun sequence DNA segment encodes these proteins:
- the LOC124535426 gene encoding uncharacterized protein LOC124535426, protein MRYLEMVTIILHLTSISAKRYKHISSESIENILYYKDCNHKQKPTENTVLRAPAQQQECKMCCTMCCGDQCVDSQKMPLGRQMQGQNNIQFEPKPPQPNIKPLNKKQNRMKPISPQMPQVPGRRGLGFTKENIKALIAKDEDIRKILKDLVRVTMQKVDLMNLLNGKQNAKQKEESSIDSNSENDL, encoded by the exons ATGAGATATTTAGAAATG GTGACGATAATTTTGCATCTCACGAGCATATCTGCGAAGCGATACAAGCACATATCTTCAGAAAGcatagaaaatatattgtactataaAGACTGTAATCATAAACAGAAACCAACGGAAAATACTGTATTAAGAGCACCGGCACAGCAGCAGGAGTGTAAGATGTGCTGCACGATGTGTTGCGGTGACCAATGCGTGGACAGCCAAAAAATGCCCCTGGGCAGGCAGATGCAAGGCCAAAACAACATACAATTCGAGCCCAAACCACCTCAACCGAATATAAAGCCcctgaataaaaaacaaaatagaatgAAACCAATATCACCCCAAATGCCACAAGTCCCCGGGAGGAGAGGCTTAGGTTTTACGAAAGAAAACATAAAGGCTCTGATAGCCAAGGATGAAGATATAAGGAAGATTCTAAAGGATCTCGTGAGGGTTACGATGCAGAAGGTGGATCTGATGAATTTATTAAACGGGAAACAGAATGCAAAACAGAAGGAAGAGTCGTCGATTGATAGCAATTCTGAAAACGATTTGTAA